In the Arthrobacter sp. 31Y genome, one interval contains:
- a CDS encoding MraY family glycosyltransferase → MIMYMLMALTAAVVAYAGTWGARVVGNKLRLYQPIRSRDMHSALISKLGGLGIFVGFFAALVVASNSFFVKDIFRHNDAPWGILAGAVVIVAVGVADDILDIRWWIKLLGQAAAAFIVAIWGVRMSVVPFIPEPIFLESEVIQIVLTAGLIVTTMNAVNFIDGLDGLAAGVAIIGGGAFFLTAYWVHRNNPSTDNSDLATLLMAILVGSCIGFLPHNWFPAKIFMGDSGAMLIGLLMASAGVVATGQIGSGLYDRANGIPTIVPILLPFAVLSLPLLDLGMAVVRRTARGQSPWSADRGHLHHKLVDLGYSHRSAVVMLYVWTCILAFGGVAFAVFPWQVVLIVLIAAALVMAAVTAWPYFTRNSTRPGE, encoded by the coding sequence ATGATCATGTACATGCTGATGGCCCTCACTGCCGCCGTTGTGGCGTACGCCGGGACGTGGGGCGCCCGCGTGGTGGGAAACAAGCTGCGGTTGTACCAACCCATCCGCAGCCGTGACATGCACTCGGCCCTGATCTCCAAACTTGGCGGACTGGGCATCTTTGTGGGCTTCTTCGCCGCGTTGGTGGTGGCGAGCAATTCCTTCTTCGTCAAGGACATCTTCAGGCACAACGATGCCCCCTGGGGGATTCTCGCCGGTGCCGTGGTGATCGTCGCTGTGGGGGTCGCGGACGACATCCTCGATATTCGCTGGTGGATCAAGCTTCTGGGCCAGGCCGCAGCAGCGTTCATAGTGGCCATCTGGGGTGTGCGGATGTCTGTTGTGCCCTTCATCCCGGAACCAATTTTCCTTGAATCCGAAGTCATCCAGATTGTTCTGACCGCCGGGCTCATTGTCACCACCATGAATGCCGTCAACTTCATTGATGGACTGGACGGGTTGGCGGCCGGAGTCGCCATCATTGGTGGCGGAGCCTTCTTCCTCACGGCGTACTGGGTTCACCGGAACAACCCATCCACCGACAACTCAGACCTTGCAACACTGCTGATGGCCATCCTCGTGGGAAGCTGCATCGGGTTCCTGCCGCATAACTGGTTCCCGGCCAAGATCTTCATGGGCGACTCAGGGGCCATGCTTATTGGGTTGCTCATGGCTTCGGCCGGTGTGGTGGCCACGGGGCAGATCGGCTCCGGCCTCTACGACCGCGCCAACGGTATTCCCACCATCGTCCCCATCCTGCTGCCCTTCGCCGTGTTGTCTCTTCCCCTGCTTGATTTGGGGATGGCCGTTGTGCGAAGAACAGCCAGGGGCCAGTCGCCCTGGTCCGCTGACCGCGGGCACCTCCACCACAAGTTGGTGGACCTTGGATACTCGCACCGCAGCGCCGTCGTCATGCTTTATGTTTGGACGTGCATTCTCGCCTTTGGCGGCGTTGCCTTTGCGGTGTTCCCCTGGCAAGTGGTGCTCATTGTCCTCATAGCGGCAGCGCTAGTCATGGCTGCCGTAACGGCGTGGCCTTACTTCACCAGGAACTCGACGCGGCCGGGGGAGTAG
- the atpB gene encoding F0F1 ATP synthase subunit A produces the protein MIALALPAQDSGSFTPPGIDEMHLPAILPWGAHDGFSKQMLLVILSVVIIATFFILAARKQQLVPGKLQFAGEMAYGFVRNSIAKDIIGGKDFIKYVPLLFSLFFFILVNNIYGAIPVIQLPSFSHVGGAYVMAGIVYFTWIVIGIKKNGLKYFKLATVPSGVPWYILPIVVPIEIISNFLVRPVTHSLRLFATMLAGHLIVMLAGSGIEFLVMQENVLLKGASVLVLVGAVAMYMLEALIMALQAYVFTLLTAIYIEGALHADSH, from the coding sequence TTGATCGCGCTTGCGCTCCCCGCCCAGGATTCGGGGTCATTCACCCCACCCGGAATCGACGAAATGCACCTGCCGGCAATCCTGCCTTGGGGTGCGCACGATGGCTTCTCCAAGCAGATGTTGCTGGTGATCCTTTCGGTCGTCATTATCGCTACATTCTTCATCCTCGCTGCACGTAAGCAGCAGCTGGTTCCCGGCAAGCTGCAGTTCGCAGGCGAGATGGCCTACGGCTTCGTCCGCAACAGCATCGCCAAGGACATCATCGGCGGCAAGGACTTCATCAAGTACGTGCCGCTGCTGTTCAGCTTGTTCTTCTTCATTCTGGTGAACAACATCTACGGCGCCATCCCGGTGATCCAGCTTCCGAGCTTCTCGCACGTAGGCGGAGCCTACGTCATGGCCGGCATCGTGTACTTCACCTGGATCGTTATCGGCATCAAAAAGAACGGCCTGAAGTACTTCAAGCTCGCCACCGTTCCTTCCGGCGTCCCGTGGTACATCCTGCCCATCGTGGTACCGATCGAAATCATCTCCAACTTCCTGGTCCGCCCGGTCACGCACAGCCTCCGTCTGTTTGCGACCATGCTGGCCGGCCACCTGATCGTCATGCTCGCCGGTTCCGGCATCGAGTTCCTTGTCATGCAGGAGAACGTCCTGCTCAAGGGCGCGTCGGTACTGGTCCTGGTAGGCGCCGTGGCCATGTACATGCTCGAAGCATTGATCATGGCCCTGCAGGCTTACGTGTTCACACTGTTGACCGCGATTTACATCGAAGGCGCCCTGCACGCCGACAGCCACTAG